The DNA window TTTGCTTGTGCTGCAATTTTTGCCATGGCAGTTAGACCATCATTAGCGAATTCAAGCGTTACATTTTCGGTATCGAGTAATGCACGATATTGAACCGGTAAAGCGTTTTGTGGCTCTTTTAAAATACGTAGGAGTTCAGGTTCTCCTAAAGCATCGAGTTCGACTCGAATCGGAAAACGACCTTGCAGCTCTGGGATCAGATCACTGACTTTAGTCATATGAAATGCACCAGCAGCAATGAATAAAATGTGATCAGTGCGTACGCTACCATATTTGGTAGTAACAGTAGAGCCTTCAATGATAGGCAAAATATCACGCTGTACTCCTTCACGCGAGACATCTGGGCCATGACCACCTTCACGACGACCAATTTTGTCGATTTCGTCGATAAAAACGATACCACTTTGCTCAGCACGACGAATCGCTTCTTTCACAACTGCGTCTTGATCAATGAGCTTATTAGCTTCTTCTTGAGTTATGATCTCTTGCGCTTCAGGAATTAAAACACGACGTTTGCGTGTACGACGGCCTAACATTTGGCCCATCATATCTTGAAGGTTCATCCCCATTTCTTCCATGCCAGTATTGGAAAATACTTGCATAAAAGGAACACGAGTTTCTTCAGCGTCAATTTCTACTTGGCGATCATTAAGTTCACCAGCACGCAACATAGCACGCAATCGTTCACGGCTTGAATCAACTGCATAAGCGCTATTTGCTGTAGTTTCATTTTGTTGTTCGTATCTAGGCCTTGGTAATAATAGATCGATTATTCGTTCTTCGGTATGCGCACGAGCTTGAACCAATACTCGCTCTTTTGCTTCTTCTC is part of the Deltaproteobacteria bacterium genome and encodes:
- the hslU gene encoding ATP-dependent protease ATPase subunit HslU, translated to MNNQTPIEFPEAQFTPREIVSELDKFIVGQNAAKRSVAIALRNRWRRRRVPDELRDEIAPKNIILVGPTGVGKTEIARRLAKLAQAPFIKVEASKFTEVGYIGRDVDSIIRDLLEASVQMTREEAKERVLVQARAHTEERIIDLLLPRPRYEQQNETTANSAYAVDSSRERLRAMLRAGELNDRQVEIDAEETRVPFMQVFSNTGMEEMGMNLQDMMGQMLGRRTRKRRVLIPEAQEIITQEEANKLIDQDAVVKEAIRRAEQSGIVFIDEIDKIGRREGGHGPDVSREGVQRDILPIIEGSTVTTKYGSVRTDHILFIAAGAFHMTKVSDLIPELQGRFPIRVELDALGEPELLRILKEPQNALPVQYRALLDTENVTLEFANDGLTAMAKIAAQANTRAENIGARRLHTVIERLLEDISFSAPEKSGSTIIIDKDYVTKALDHVFDSEDLSRYIL